A region from the Salidesulfovibrio onnuriiensis genome encodes:
- a CDS encoding DUF2059 domain-containing protein — protein MKKIAIVLFVLLLVPAFAQAGDIDKARMDAATKFIELQDMKKVLKQMFDATTKMMPESEMKKMQTKFYDRLNYERIEQGCILAAARNFSLKELNAMIDFYSTPVGKSIISKQGAYSAEAGAVVQQEVVMVMTQIMGETGSEKPDSSM, from the coding sequence ATGAAGAAAATAGCCATAGTACTTTTTGTTCTCTTGCTGGTCCCGGCCTTTGCCCAGGCTGGCGACATCGACAAGGCCCGGATGGATGCGGCCACGAAGTTCATCGAGCTTCAGGACATGAAAAAGGTTCTGAAGCAGATGTTCGACGCCACCACCAAGATGATGCCCGAAAGCGAGATGAAGAAGATGCAGACCAAGTTTTACGACCGCCTGAACTATGAGCGCATCGAACAGGGCTGCATCCTTGCCGCCGCGCGCAACTTCAGCCTCAAGGAACTGAACGCCATGATCGACTTCTATTCCACCCCTGTGGGGAAATCGATCATCAGCAAGCAGGGCGCATACAGCGCGGAGGCCGGCGCCGTCGTGCAGCAGGAGGTCGTGATGGTCATGACCCAGATCATGGGGGAGACGGGATCGGAGAAACCGGATTCCTCCATGTAG
- a CDS encoding TetR/AcrR family transcriptional regulator, producing the protein MVTKQQEKSRQTMEELMTSAMELFGEKGFVQTSVSEITSRAGYAKGSFYRHWESKNQLFLQIIEQKLLEYRRARDRRIEDARDLEEALRIIWDFLESMVQDSQWAKVFLEFTIHSVRDTELRTEMRRRQYRLSETIFANLVRRFVTSDYPAEKIGALNTALFEGFMVHNALETGVLSLEDVRETAIALALSKGAGQG; encoded by the coding sequence ATGGTTACGAAACAACAGGAAAAATCTCGTCAGACCATGGAGGAGCTCATGACCTCCGCCATGGAGCTGTTCGGCGAAAAGGGGTTCGTGCAGACCTCGGTGTCCGAGATCACCTCCCGGGCGGGCTACGCCAAGGGTAGTTTCTACCGCCACTGGGAGAGCAAGAACCAGCTTTTCCTGCAGATCATCGAGCAGAAGCTCCTGGAATACCGCCGCGCGCGCGACAGGCGCATCGAGGACGCCCGGGACCTGGAAGAGGCCCTGCGCATCATCTGGGACTTTCTGGAGAGCATGGTGCAGGACAGCCAGTGGGCCAAGGTGTTCCTGGAGTTCACCATCCACTCCGTGCGCGACACCGAGCTGCGCACGGAAATGCGCCGCCGCCAGTACCGGCTTTCCGAGACCATCTTCGCCAACCTGGTGCGCCGGTTCGTGACTTCGGACTATCCCGCCGAAAAGATCGGGGCCCTGAACACGGCCCTGTTCGAGGGCTTCATGGTCCACAACGCGTTGGAAACAGGGGTGCTGAGCCTGGAAGACGTCCGCGAGACAGCCATTGCCCTGGCGCTGTCCAAGGGAGCCGGACAGGGCTGA
- a CDS encoding class I SAM-dependent methyltransferase → MLKKFFSKQARKPSGFFGRFITLKVFEKGNAGLNRRMLELVSASGGDRILEIGFGGGGTIYEMACALDTGSVEGIDFSDAMLKAARRKNREHIAAGTVTLLQGDFDSAHYPPCVFDTVCTANTIYFWPDRKHTASRIHEVLKPGGRLVLAYVDRSKMDNMPLDMEVFTPISRDEVRVLLEEAGFREVRFHPCADPSRAEYCVEAFK, encoded by the coding sequence ATGCTGAAAAAATTCTTCTCCAAACAGGCCCGCAAGCCTTCCGGATTCTTCGGGCGGTTCATCACCCTCAAGGTCTTTGAAAAGGGCAACGCAGGCCTCAACAGACGCATGCTGGAGCTTGTTTCCGCCTCGGGCGGGGACCGCATCCTGGAAATCGGCTTCGGGGGCGGAGGAACCATTTACGAGATGGCCTGCGCCCTGGATACCGGCAGCGTGGAGGGCATCGATTTTTCCGACGCCATGCTCAAGGCAGCGCGCAGGAAAAACCGGGAGCATATCGCGGCGGGAACCGTGACCCTGCTGCAGGGCGATTTTGACAGCGCGCATTACCCTCCCTGTGTCTTTGACACGGTCTGCACGGCCAACACCATCTATTTCTGGCCGGACAGGAAGCACACGGCGTCCCGGATCCATGAAGTCCTCAAGCCCGGCGGCCGTCTTGTGCTGGCCTATGTGGACAGGAGCAAGATGGACAACATGCCCCTGGACATGGAGGTCTTCACCCCCATCTCCCGCGACGAGGTGCGCGTGTTGCTGGAGGAAGCCGGGTTCCGCGAGGTGCGCTTCCATCCCTGCGCAGACCCCAGCCGGGCGGAATACTGCGTGGAGGCGTTCAAGTAG
- a CDS encoding DUF2059 domain-containing protein, which translates to MKKVILCLAILLLPTLCFAGDSDAERLEAAKRYAAVANFDRMMTDVVANIARTMPEKDAKIYVEFMGSLMEDGAFKKTTVILMAKHFTTEELNTLADFYGTEMGQSILTKFGPYMAETQVVIREFIVKGMEEFKAKRESGELSS; encoded by the coding sequence ATGAAAAAAGTAATTTTGTGCCTGGCGATCCTGCTGCTGCCCACCCTGTGCTTTGCCGGGGATTCTGATGCCGAGCGACTTGAGGCGGCCAAGCGGTATGCCGCTGTCGCGAATTTCGACAGGATGATGACCGACGTTGTCGCCAACATCGCCCGCACCATGCCCGAGAAAGATGCCAAAATTTATGTCGAATTCATGGGCAGTCTCATGGAGGATGGCGCTTTTAAAAAGACCACGGTGATCCTCATGGCCAAGCATTTCACTACGGAAGAACTCAACACGCTGGCCGACTTTTACGGAACGGAGATGGGACAGTCCATATTGACTAAATTCGGACCGTATATGGCGGAAACCCAGGTGGTCATCCGGGAGTTTATCGTCAAGGGAATGGAAGAGTTCAAGGCGAAGCGTGAAAGCGGCGAGTTGTCCTCTTGA
- a CDS encoding TRAP transporter substrate-binding protein — MKRCMMLMVLLGVVCTAMPAMAETVTLRYSNFFPPTHVQSKLAEEWCREVVKRTNGEVQIEYYPGGTLTKAQQCFDGVEQGMSDIGLSALAYSRGRFPVMAAVDLPLGYKSGAAATAVANAVYEKFRPKAFRNVQVMYFHAHGPGILHTAKVPVKRLSDIKGLKLRATGNSGKLVQALGGTPVGMSMPDSYQAIQKGVVNGGMYPVETNKGWKMAEVVDYMTETYPVAYTTTFFVVMNRDKWNELSDENRRVITEINGEWAARHGQAWDESDKVGMACFLENGGTVIPLADPEAWKAAAAPMLEEYVDMANKKRLDGRAILDFTLQTLQAQ; from the coding sequence ATGAAACGTTGTATGATGCTCATGGTGTTGCTGGGCGTGGTCTGCACGGCCATGCCGGCCATGGCCGAGACCGTGACCCTGCGGTACTCCAATTTTTTCCCGCCCACCCACGTGCAGTCCAAGCTGGCCGAGGAGTGGTGCAGGGAAGTGGTCAAGCGCACCAACGGCGAGGTGCAGATAGAATACTACCCGGGCGGCACCCTGACCAAGGCCCAGCAGTGTTTTGACGGCGTGGAGCAGGGCATGTCCGACATCGGCCTTTCCGCGCTGGCCTATTCCCGTGGCCGCTTCCCGGTCATGGCCGCCGTGGACCTGCCCCTGGGCTACAAGTCCGGCGCGGCGGCAACGGCCGTGGCCAATGCGGTCTACGAGAAGTTCCGGCCCAAGGCCTTCCGCAATGTGCAGGTCATGTATTTCCACGCCCACGGCCCGGGCATCCTGCACACGGCCAAGGTCCCGGTGAAGCGGCTTTCCGACATCAAGGGCCTCAAGCTGCGCGCCACCGGCAACTCGGGCAAGCTGGTCCAGGCCCTGGGCGGCACGCCCGTGGGTATGTCCATGCCCGATTCCTACCAGGCCATCCAGAAGGGCGTGGTCAACGGCGGCATGTACCCGGTGGAAACCAACAAGGGCTGGAAAATGGCCGAGGTGGTGGACTACATGACCGAGACCTACCCGGTGGCCTACACCACCACCTTCTTCGTGGTCATGAACCGGGACAAGTGGAACGAGCTTTCCGACGAGAACCGGCGGGTCATCACCGAGATCAACGGGGAATGGGCCGCCCGGCACGGCCAGGCATGGGACGAGAGCGACAAGGTGGGCATGGCCTGCTTCCTGGAGAACGGCGGCACGGTCATTCCGCTAGCCGATCCCGAGGCCTGGAAGGCCGCCGCGGCCCCCATGCTGGAGGAATACGTGGACATGGCGAACAAGAAGCGGCTGGACGGCCGGGCCATTCTGGACTTCACGCTCCAGACCCTGCAGGCCCAATAG
- a CDS encoding DUF2059 domain-containing protein produces MKKLTLCLLILVVPVFCFAGDTDADRLEAARRYADVSNFSRMMRDMTDSAIQIMPEKEGKAFRKFMHSLQQDDSMEKMVVVLMAKHFSTHELNALSDFYGSDTGRHVLEKLGPYMAELNVVMQHYIIQALREFESKLRSGEIPM; encoded by the coding sequence ATGAAGAAGTTAACCCTCTGCCTGTTGATCCTTGTTGTTCCCGTGTTCTGTTTTGCCGGCGATACCGATGCGGACCGCCTGGAAGCGGCCAGGCGGTATGCCGATGTCTCCAATTTTTCCAGGATGATGCGCGACATGACCGACAGCGCCATCCAGATCATGCCCGAAAAGGAGGGCAAGGCCTTCCGCAAGTTCATGCACAGTCTGCAGCAGGACGATTCCATGGAAAAGATGGTGGTGGTGCTCATGGCCAAGCATTTTTCCACCCATGAACTGAACGCCCTGTCCGATTTCTACGGCAGCGACACGGGCAGGCATGTGCTCGAAAAGCTTGGGCCGTACATGGCCGAACTCAATGTGGTCATGCAACATTACATCATCCAGGCCCTGCGCGAATTCGAGAGCAAGCTCCGGTCCGGGGAAATTCCCATGTAG
- a CDS encoding TRAP transporter small permease, with the protein MESASRSSLLDRVEAGMKVIAAVCLVGMAVVTGVDVVGRGAMNTPLFGTEEIVTILAVLVAGFSLPYAHSQGSHIGVEVFYSKLGNRGRRVLDVFSHTVSGALFGVVAWRMWLYGRNLEEYGEVSMNLAFPVCYVVYALGFCFLVFSLCLLRGALKAASRKREAGD; encoded by the coding sequence ATGGAATCCGCAAGCCGTTCCTCCCTGCTGGACAGGGTTGAGGCGGGCATGAAGGTCATTGCCGCGGTCTGCCTGGTGGGCATGGCCGTGGTCACCGGCGTGGACGTCGTCGGCCGGGGCGCCATGAACACGCCCCTGTTCGGCACCGAGGAGATCGTGACCATCCTGGCCGTGCTGGTGGCGGGCTTTTCCCTGCCCTATGCCCATTCCCAGGGCAGCCACATCGGGGTGGAGGTCTTTTATTCCAAGCTGGGCAACCGGGGCCGCCGGGTGCTGGATGTCTTTTCCCACACCGTGAGCGGCGCGCTTTTCGGCGTGGTGGCCTGGCGCATGTGGCTGTACGGCCGCAATCTGGAGGAATACGGTGAGGTTTCCATGAACCTGGCGTTCCCGGTCTGTTACGTGGTCTATGCGCTGGGGTTCTGTTTTTTGGTGTTTTCCCTGTGCCTGCTCAGGGGCGCGCTGAAGGCCGCCTCCCGCAAACGGGAGGCCGGAGACTGA
- a CDS encoding TRAP transporter large permease: protein MAPTIAGLVGTGVMLLLFMTRMPVAYVMTLVGFVGFSLLTSFKGGFNLLSHSIYDAFSSYSLATIPLFILMGQLAFNSGISRRLYSTAYHFLGHIRGGLAMATVTACTAFGAVCGSSPATAATMTTVGIPEMKRYGYANSLAAGAVASGGGLGMVMPPSVVLIIYGVLTEQSIGALFVSGILPALLLTVLFIAAIAIQCWIRPDLGPAGESFTWAEKLRSLVGLVDTLLIFLLVIGGMFLGWFTPNEAASIGVLGVLAISVVKRQLSWKAFVNSCYETLRTSCMVLFLVAGAGVFGKFLAVTRIPFNVATWVSSFDMPAFAVMALIIALYFLGGCFMDALALIMLTIPVFFPVVSNLGYDPIWFGIIIVLVTQIGVITPPVGINVYVVYGMAQKIAPGITLESIFKGILPFLAAIIVGIALLFVFPQIILFLPGLMY, encoded by the coding sequence ATGGCCCCGACCATCGCCGGACTCGTGGGAACCGGGGTCATGCTCCTGCTGTTCATGACCCGCATGCCCGTGGCCTACGTCATGACCCTTGTGGGGTTCGTGGGCTTTTCCCTGCTCACGTCCTTCAAGGGCGGTTTCAACCTGCTCTCGCACAGCATCTACGACGCGTTTTCGTCCTATAGCCTGGCCACCATCCCCCTGTTCATCCTCATGGGGCAGCTGGCCTTCAACAGCGGCATCAGCAGGCGGCTCTACAGCACTGCCTATCACTTCCTGGGGCATATCCGGGGCGGCCTGGCCATGGCCACGGTGACGGCCTGTACGGCCTTCGGCGCGGTGTGCGGCTCCAGCCCGGCCACGGCGGCCACCATGACCACCGTGGGCATCCCGGAAATGAAGCGCTACGGGTATGCAAACTCGCTGGCCGCGGGCGCGGTCGCCTCGGGCGGCGGCCTGGGCATGGTCATGCCCCCCAGCGTGGTGCTCATCATCTACGGAGTGCTCACCGAGCAGTCCATCGGGGCCCTTTTCGTCTCGGGCATCCTCCCGGCCCTGCTGCTCACCGTGCTGTTCATCGCGGCCATAGCCATCCAGTGCTGGATCCGGCCCGACCTGGGCCCGGCGGGCGAGAGCTTCACCTGGGCCGAGAAGCTGCGTTCCCTGGTCGGCCTGGTGGATACCCTGCTCATTTTCCTGCTGGTCATCGGCGGCATGTTCCTGGGCTGGTTCACGCCCAACGAGGCCGCGAGCATCGGCGTGCTCGGGGTGCTGGCCATCTCGGTGGTCAAGCGCCAGCTCTCCTGGAAGGCCTTTGTCAATTCCTGCTACGAGACCCTGCGCACCTCCTGCATGGTGCTTTTCCTGGTGGCCGGGGCCGGGGTGTTCGGCAAGTTCCTGGCCGTGACCCGCATCCCCTTCAACGTGGCCACCTGGGTGTCGTCCTTTGACATGCCCGCCTTCGCCGTCATGGCGCTGATCATCGCCCTCTATTTCCTGGGGGGCTGCTTCATGGACGCCCTGGCCCTGATCATGCTGACCATCCCGGTCTTTTTCCCGGTGGTCTCGAACCTGGGCTACGATCCCATCTGGTTCGGCATCATCATCGTGCTGGTGACCCAGATAGGGGTCATCACCCCGCCCGTGGGCATCAATGTCTACGTGGTCTACGGCATGGCCCAGAAGATCGCCCCGGGCATCACCCTGGAATCGATCTTCAAGGGCATCCTGCCGTTTCTGGCGGCCATCATCGTGGGCATCGCCCTGCTGTTCGTGTTCCCGCAGATCATCCTGTTCCTGCCGGGACTGATGTACTAG
- a CDS encoding DUF1786 domain-containing protein, with amino-acid sequence MSQTTLCLDIGSGTQDVLLYSPDREVENCPKFVLPSPALQIGKRLAALTAAGKNVWLHGHNMGGGVTRFVRAHLKAGLHVAAQPAAALTMGDDLERVEQSGVALSEQCPDGYEPLLLSDFDEGWWRRFFQAAGLKWPDAIAACAQDHGFHPRESNRKGRFKLWEEFLTTNQGRPEALVFRDPPPMLTRLRELQRCIGGGIVTDTGAAAVLGALFVEEIERESFAHGLTLVNVGNSHVIAFLIFEGRIHGVYEQHTGVVDGAKLWADLELFRTGKLGFEQVFDENGHGCLVMDLPERARGFGSLHVLGPQRALLRAHSVCFPAPGGDMMLAGCFGLVKGMRLLG; translated from the coding sequence ATGAGCCAGACCACCCTTTGCCTCGATATCGGCAGCGGCACCCAGGACGTGCTGCTCTACAGCCCGGACAGGGAAGTGGAGAACTGTCCCAAGTTCGTGCTGCCCTCCCCGGCCCTGCAGATCGGCAAACGCCTGGCCGCGCTGACCGCTGCGGGGAAAAACGTCTGGCTGCACGGACACAACATGGGCGGCGGCGTGACCCGGTTCGTGCGCGCCCATCTCAAGGCCGGGCTGCATGTGGCGGCACAACCCGCCGCGGCCCTGACCATGGGCGACGACCTGGAGCGGGTGGAGCAGAGCGGCGTGGCCCTGAGCGAACAATGCCCGGACGGGTATGAGCCCCTGCTGCTCTCGGACTTTGACGAGGGCTGGTGGAGAAGATTTTTCCAGGCCGCCGGGCTGAAATGGCCGGACGCCATTGCGGCCTGCGCCCAGGACCACGGCTTCCACCCCAGGGAATCCAACCGCAAGGGCCGCTTCAAGCTCTGGGAGGAATTCCTGACCACTAACCAGGGCAGGCCCGAGGCCCTGGTCTTCCGGGACCCGCCCCCCATGCTCACCCGGCTCCGGGAACTGCAGCGGTGCATCGGCGGCGGCATTGTCACGGATACGGGCGCGGCCGCCGTGCTCGGGGCCCTGTTCGTGGAGGAGATCGAGCGGGAGAGCTTTGCGCACGGCCTGACCCTGGTCAACGTGGGCAACAGCCACGTCATCGCCTTCCTGATCTTCGAGGGCCGCATCCACGGGGTCTACGAACAGCACACGGGCGTGGTGGACGGCGCCAAGCTCTGGGCCGACCTGGAGCTGTTCCGCACGGGAAAACTCGGGTTCGAGCAGGTCTTCGACGAAAACGGCCACGGCTGCCTGGTCATGGACCTGCCGGAACGGGCGCGGGGATTCGGCTCCCTGCACGTGCTCGGGCCGCAACGCGCCCTGCTGCGCGCCCACAGCGTCTGCTTCCCGGCCCCGGGGGGCGACATGATGCTGGCGGGCTGCTTCGGCCTGGTCAAGGGCATGCGGCTCCTGGGCTGA